In the genome of Nycticebus coucang isolate mNycCou1 chromosome 12, mNycCou1.pri, whole genome shotgun sequence, one region contains:
- the SPN gene encoding leukosialin, which produces MALLLLFWALVVSPEALGSRTTLPPVILSPGGTFASSALNNYEAFTSEKDSNVGSTGGLISNPPSTPFMTNEVSSLGTSIDEELSTQNVSLENSSVLLETSNVASDSAVSSTISHTTTGGIVTTDSLEITSGTSGPPITMATSSLETSHGASGPPVTMATNPLETSHGASGPPVTMATNPLETSHGASGPPVTMATNPLDTSHGASGPPVTMATNPLETSHEASGPTVGMTTSSVETSHGAGVKISTVITPIIRLSPNPDEGSNKMLLVAVLVALLVVMILIVLLLLWRRRQKRRTGALTLNRDGKRNGVADAWAGPAQVSDEGAVAVTMGGSGDDKGSGVPNGEGSGQRPTLTTFFGRRKSRQGSVALEELKSEPDPSLKGEEEPLMGSEERALEAPSSDGSEAGDGAALQCS; this is translated from the coding sequence ATGGCCCTGCTTCTCCTCTTCTGGGCCCTGGTGGTGAGCCCAGAGGCTCTGGGCAGCCGGACAACATTGCCGCCAGTCATACTCAGCCCTGGAGGGACTTTTGCTTCTTCAGCCTTGAATAACTATGAGGCCTTCACCTCAGAAAAGGACTCTAATGTTGGGAGCACTGgggggctgatctcaaacccacCTTCAACTCCCTTTATGACTAATGAGGTGTCCTCTCTTGGAACTTCCATTGATGAGGAACTTTCCACCCAAAATGTTTCCCTTGAAAATTCATCAGTGCTCTTGGAAACCTCTAATGTAGCCAGTGACTCTGCTGTCTCCTCAACAATATCCCACACCACGACTGGTGGAATCGTGACAACTGACTCTCTGGAAATCACCAGTGGAACCAGTGGACCCCCTATCACCATGGCTACTAGCTCTCTGGAGACCTCCCATGGGGCCAGTGGACCCCCTGTCACCATGGCAACTAACCCTCTGGAGACATCCCATGGGGCCAGTGGACCCCCTGTCACCATGGCAACTAACCCTCTGGAGACATCCCATGGGGCCAGTGGACCCCCTGTCACCATGGCAACTAATCCTCTGGACACCTCCCATGGAGCCAGTGGACCCCCTGTCACCATGGCAACTAACCCTCTGGAGACCTCCCATGAGGCCAGTGGACCTACTGTCGGCATGACAACTAGTTCTGTGGAGACTTCCCATGGGGCCGGTGTAAAAATATCCACAGTGATTACTCCTATCATTAGGCTCTCCCCAAATCCAGATGAGGGGTCAAACAAAATGCTGCTAGTGGCTGTGCTGGTGGCCCTACTGGTGGTTATGATTCTCATAGTTCTGCTCCTACTATGGCGCCGGCGGCAGAAGCGGCGCACAGGGGCACTGACGCTAAACAGAGATGGAAAGCGCAACGGGGTGGCAGATGCCTGGGCTGGGCCTGCCCAGGTCTCTGATGAGGGGGCTGTGGCAGTGACAATGGGAGGGTCTGGGGATGACAAGGGCTCTGGGGTCCCCAACGGGGAGGGGTCTGGCCAGCGGCCCACACTCACTACTTTCTTTGGCAGACGAAAATCTCGCCAGGGCTCTGTGGCACTGGAGGAGCTGAAGTCTGAGCCAGACCCCAGCCTAAAGGGGGAGGAAGAGCCACTGATGGGCAGCGAGGAGAGGGCTCTGGAGGCTCCCTCTTCTGATGGGTCAGAGGCAGGAGATGGGGCCGCACTGCAGTGCTCATGA
- the LOC128561259 gene encoding cytochrome b-c1 complex subunit 6, mitochondrial-like codes for MGLEDEKNMPTGSGDPKEEEEEEEELAIGLAFCTDPLTTVREQCEQLEKCVKARERLELCDERVSARSHTEEDCTEELFDFLHARDHCVAHKFFNSLK; via the exons ATGGGTCTGGAGGACGAAAAAAACATGCCGACCGGGTCCGGAGATcccaaggaggaggaagaagaagaggaggaattaGCGATAGGA CTGGCCTTCTGCACGGATCCCTTAACAACAGTGAGAGAGCAGTGCGAGCAGCTGGAAAAATGTGTAAAGGCTCGTGAGCGGCTAGAGCTCTGTGATGAGCGTGTCTCCGCCAGATCACATACAGAAGAGGATTGCACAGAGGAGCTCTTTGACTTCTTGCATGCAAGGGACCACTGTGTGGCCCACAAATTCTTCAACAGCCTGAAATAA